In one window of Frigoriglobus tundricola DNA:
- a CDS encoding YggS family pyridoxal phosphate-dependent enzyme, translating to MTDTELRAVLADRVAGVRARITDACRRAGRDPAGVTLVAVTKSVTPRVAAVAAELGCRDLGEGRPQELWKKAEAVPGVNWHLVGHLQRNKIDRTVPLAALVHSVDSERVLDALDAFGRKRGVPVPVLLEVNCSGEGSKGGFAPDAVPAACDRAGTLAGVTVRGLMTMAAYADDPQATRPTFVTLRELRDSMRTRSGLPLADLSMGMSNDFEVAVEEGATLVRVGTTLFEGLEPASGAA from the coding sequence ATGACCGACACCGAACTCAGGGCCGTACTGGCGGACCGGGTCGCGGGCGTCCGCGCGCGCATCACCGACGCGTGCCGGCGCGCCGGGCGCGACCCGGCGGGCGTCACGCTGGTCGCGGTGACGAAATCGGTCACCCCGCGGGTGGCCGCGGTCGCCGCGGAACTGGGGTGCCGCGACCTCGGCGAGGGGCGCCCGCAAGAGCTGTGGAAAAAGGCCGAAGCCGTTCCGGGCGTGAACTGGCACCTCGTCGGGCACCTCCAGCGGAACAAGATCGACCGCACGGTTCCACTCGCGGCGCTCGTTCACTCCGTCGATAGCGAGCGCGTGTTGGACGCACTCGACGCGTTCGGCCGCAAACGCGGCGTACCGGTCCCGGTGCTGTTGGAGGTGAACTGTAGCGGCGAAGGGAGCAAGGGCGGGTTCGCACCGGACGCCGTGCCCGCGGCGTGTGACCGGGCGGGGACCCTGGCAGGTGTGACCGTTCGCGGCTTGATGACGATGGCCGCATACGCGGACGACCCGCAGGCGACGCGGCCGACGTTCGTCACGCTCCGCGAACTCCGCGACTCGATGCGCACGCGATCCGGGCTCCCGCTCGCGGACCTGTCGATGGGGATGAGCAACGATTTCGAGGTCGCGGTCGAAGAGGGCGCGACGCTCGTTCGCGTCGGCACGACCCTGTTCGAGGGGCTGGAACCGGCGAGCGGCGCGGCGTGA
- a CDS encoding HAD-IA family hydrolase has translation MSEERRSTTNLKVAISGWFLLNGFVVASWVAHIPRQATALEIPPDTLGLVLLGMAVGSILGMTVAPTAIRRVGADRAAWMAGIVYTLLIPLPLLAGSVVALGLSLVLLGAFHGLLDVTMNAAAARYERDLGRPVMSAFHGWFSVGMVVGVTGGSAALAAGLAPAAHAAIVVGIGVGLLLMCRPTARSTPDGPTVARETRPRTVDHRAYALAAIAFVCLFLEGAMADWAGLLAVAFGAGPAVAPLAYAAFTAAWAGGRFLGDRLTASVGDVVIVRTGGLLAAVGVGFALLAASPGGVAIGCAVAGLGLANAVPVLFRAAAGTDPAGRGLALVTGIGYAGFLVGPPLVGFTAAAVGLPRAMLLVVAGGVLLSFGANALRRRRPAVATGPAGIDCRAVLFDMDGTLVDSALACEVLWREWAARVGVDPAPILAVHHGRRPEETLRLTYPEHATAETADWLQTRQIGVTDGLKAVAGAAALLDALADRPWAVVTSASRALAESRLRAVGLWRGGLLIGADDVTEGKPSPEGYLAAARALGVSPGECVVLEDAPAGVEAGTRAGMAVVAVTTTHAPTALATPHVVRDLAGVSATLDDKGGIRLVLIG, from the coding sequence GTGAGCGAAGAGCGCAGATCCACGACGAATCTGAAGGTCGCCATATCCGGTTGGTTCCTGTTGAACGGCTTCGTAGTGGCCTCCTGGGTGGCTCACATTCCGCGGCAAGCGACCGCACTTGAGATCCCGCCGGACACGCTCGGGCTGGTGCTTCTCGGCATGGCCGTGGGTTCGATACTCGGAATGACGGTCGCCCCGACCGCGATCCGCCGGGTCGGGGCGGACCGGGCGGCGTGGATGGCGGGGATCGTTTACACACTGCTCATTCCGCTCCCCCTGCTGGCAGGTTCGGTCGTTGCCCTCGGGCTCTCGCTCGTGTTACTCGGCGCCTTTCACGGCCTGCTGGACGTGACCATGAACGCCGCCGCCGCGCGGTACGAACGCGACCTCGGGCGACCGGTGATGTCGGCGTTTCACGGCTGGTTCAGTGTCGGCATGGTAGTGGGGGTGACGGGCGGCTCGGCGGCGCTGGCCGCCGGCCTCGCGCCCGCGGCACACGCCGCGATTGTGGTCGGAATCGGCGTCGGACTGCTTCTAATGTGTCGCCCGACCGCTCGTTCGACACCAGACGGCCCGACGGTCGCTCGCGAGACCCGGCCCCGCACCGTCGATCACCGGGCCTACGCGCTGGCGGCCATCGCGTTCGTCTGCCTGTTCCTCGAAGGGGCAATGGCGGACTGGGCCGGACTGCTGGCCGTCGCGTTCGGCGCGGGGCCGGCGGTCGCGCCGCTCGCTTACGCGGCCTTCACCGCCGCCTGGGCCGGTGGGCGGTTCCTCGGGGACCGACTGACCGCGTCGGTCGGGGACGTCGTGATCGTTCGGACCGGTGGGCTTCTGGCGGCGGTCGGTGTCGGGTTCGCGCTCCTCGCGGCGTCACCGGGCGGTGTGGCGATCGGCTGTGCGGTCGCCGGACTGGGCCTCGCGAACGCGGTTCCGGTCCTCTTCCGCGCCGCGGCGGGAACGGACCCGGCCGGGCGCGGGCTCGCGCTGGTGACCGGAATCGGCTACGCCGGCTTCCTGGTCGGCCCGCCGCTCGTGGGGTTCACCGCTGCTGCGGTCGGTTTGCCCCGTGCCATGCTCCTCGTCGTCGCGGGCGGGGTGCTTCTGTCCTTCGGAGCGAACGCGCTGCGGCGGCGCCGGCCCGCGGTTGCGACGGGGCCGGCGGGGATCGACTGTCGGGCGGTCCTCTTCGACATGGACGGGACGCTGGTCGATTCGGCACTCGCGTGCGAAGTGCTGTGGCGCGAATGGGCGGCGCGGGTCGGGGTCGATCCGGCTCCGATCCTGGCCGTTCATCACGGCCGCCGGCCCGAAGAGACCCTGCGCCTGACCTACCCGGAGCACGCGACCGCCGAAACGGCCGACTGGCTTCAGACCCGGCAGATCGGCGTGACCGATGGGCTGAAGGCCGTCGCCGGCGCGGCGGCCCTGCTGGACGCGCTGGCCGATCGCCCGTGGGCGGTGGTCACGTCGGCGTCGCGGGCGCTGGCCGAGAGCCGGCTCCGGGCGGTCGGGCTGTGGCGCGGGGGATTGCTGATCGGCGCGGACGACGTCACCGAGGGGAAGCCGTCGCCGGAAGGATATCTCGCGGCGGCCCGTGCGCTGGGCGTGAGCCCCGGCGAGTGCGTGGTGCTGGAAGACGCGCCAGCCGGAGTGGAAGCGGGCACACGGGCGGGAATGGCGGTCGTCGCGGTGACCACCACGCACGCGCCGACCGCCCTGGCAACGCCGCACGTGGTACGAGACCTCGCGGGCGTGTCGGCCACGCTGGACGACAAGGGCGGCATCCGGCTGGTGCTGATCGGATAA
- a CDS encoding DeoR/GlpR family DNA-binding transcription regulator encodes MSPKERRKEIVELVDSGEPSTPAELATRFGVSEDSIRRDLRVLADRGLVRRVHGGALPRSPAAIPYGERVEQQPLVKQRIAARTADRLAALRAVCLDGGTTVLEVARRLPSEFRGTVVTVSLPVATELAARSGVEVVQLGGRVSGFSHTVIGSDVVDALRRYRFDVCVLGVCSLDPRAGLTVPDRDEAFVKAAMVERSASVVAVASRTKLGTAEPFLVAPASAVGTLVTDADPHEPLVEALMGMGVEVVCVPGE; translated from the coding sequence GTGAGTCCCAAAGAACGCCGCAAGGAGATCGTGGAGTTGGTCGATAGCGGCGAGCCGTCCACCCCGGCCGAACTCGCGACCCGCTTCGGAGTGTCCGAAGACAGCATCCGACGTGATCTCCGCGTCCTTGCGGATCGTGGGCTCGTGCGCCGGGTTCATGGCGGCGCGCTGCCCCGCTCGCCGGCTGCAATTCCGTATGGCGAACGGGTTGAGCAGCAACCGCTCGTCAAGCAGCGGATCGCCGCCCGTACGGCCGACCGACTGGCGGCCCTACGGGCGGTGTGCCTGGACGGCGGTACGACGGTGCTGGAGGTCGCACGCCGGCTCCCGTCGGAGTTCCGCGGAACGGTCGTCACGGTGAGCCTACCGGTTGCTACCGAATTAGCGGCCCGTTCGGGTGTCGAGGTGGTTCAGCTCGGCGGGCGGGTGTCCGGGTTCTCTCACACGGTCATCGGGTCGGACGTGGTGGACGCGCTACGGCGGTACCGGTTCGATGTGTGCGTGCTCGGTGTGTGCAGCCTCGACCCGCGGGCCGGGTTAACGGTGCCCGACCGGGACGAGGCGTTCGTCAAAGCGGCGATGGTCGAACGGTCCGCGAGCGTGGTCGCGGTGGCGTCGCGAACCAAGCTCGGAACCGCCGAGCCGTTCCTGGTCGCCCCGGCGAGCGCCGTCGGGACGCTGGTCACCGATGCCGACCCGCACGAGCCACTTGTGGAGGCGCTTATGGGAATGGGAGTCGAGGTGGTGTGCGTTCCGGGCGAGTGA
- a CDS encoding UbiA-like polyprenyltransferase, translating into MPTVARKLLELIRFSHTVFALPFALLAAALAWKDEPARWQDGVGILLCMVFARSAAMAFNRIVDRRIDAANPRTANRHLPAGTLSVGVVWAFTFLCCAGFVASTLLFYVRVPENPWPLYLSVPTLLFVMGYSLAKRFTSLAHFWLGVALMLAPVAAWVAVRGFTDMAPPLLLGLAVAFWVAGFDIFYACQDAAFDVATGLHSVPARFGVATSLRIAAACHAVMFGLLVGLYFASPHLGGVFLAGLGAVGALLVYEHRLVRADDLTGVNRAFFHVNGVISLGLLAVVLVQLALR; encoded by the coding sequence ATGCCCACGGTCGCGCGCAAGCTGCTCGAACTGATCCGCTTCAGTCACACCGTGTTCGCGCTCCCCTTCGCGCTCCTCGCCGCCGCGCTGGCGTGGAAAGACGAACCGGCCCGCTGGCAGGACGGCGTCGGGATCTTGCTGTGTATGGTGTTCGCGCGAAGTGCGGCGATGGCGTTCAACCGCATCGTGGACCGCCGCATCGACGCGGCCAACCCACGCACCGCCAACCGTCATTTGCCCGCCGGCACCTTGAGCGTGGGCGTCGTGTGGGCGTTCACGTTCTTGTGCTGCGCCGGGTTCGTAGCGTCCACACTGCTCTTTTACGTCCGCGTGCCGGAGAACCCGTGGCCGCTCTATCTGAGCGTGCCGACCCTGTTGTTCGTGATGGGGTACTCGCTCGCGAAGCGGTTCACCAGCCTCGCACACTTTTGGCTCGGCGTCGCGCTGATGCTCGCGCCGGTGGCCGCGTGGGTCGCGGTCCGCGGGTTCACCGACATGGCCCCGCCGCTGCTGCTCGGGCTCGCGGTCGCGTTCTGGGTGGCCGGGTTCGACATCTTTTACGCGTGCCAGGACGCCGCGTTCGATGTGGCCACGGGGCTGCACAGCGTCCCGGCCCGGTTCGGCGTCGCCACCAGTTTGCGGATCGCCGCCGCGTGCCACGCCGTCATGTTCGGGCTGCTCGTGGGGCTGTACTTCGCGTCCCCGCACTTGGGCGGGGTGTTTCTCGCGGGATTGGGCGCGGTCGGCGCGCTGCTCGTGTACGAACACCGGCTCGTGCGTGCGGACGACCTCACCGGCGTGAACCGGGCGTTCTTCCACGTCAACGGGGTCATCAGCCTGGGGCTCCTTGCGGTGGTGCTGGTGCAACTGGCGCTGAGGTAG
- a CDS encoding PVC-type heme-binding CxxCH protein, which yields MRPVLSFIALLVLAASALGQPKLPNLPPDLMAPTDALTPADERKQFTVPDGFDVQLVAAEPDIQKPIQMAFDARGRLWVTTSYHYPFAAQGKATDKLFVLSDFDPATGKAKKVQTFADDLNIPIGILPLPDCKSCIVSSVGEIRKYTDTTGAGKADKMEVLYSGFGSRDTHGMYNSFTLMPDGWVYACHGFSNDSTVRGKDGHEVKMNSGNTFRFRPDGSRIEVWTRGQVNPFGIAVDPWFNLYTADCHSKPITQLIPGAYYDSFGKPHDGLGFAPHVTHHDHGSTALCGLTWYDADQFPKEYKGTMFLGNVVTNRVNFDAITWKGATPVAKEQPDFLVSKDRWFRPVDIKLGPDGALYVADFYNKIIGHYEVDLKDPRRDKDRGRVWRIVWRGKDGKAPAAEAPRADFTAAKDDELLDDLLHPNLTVRLLAGNQLRSRSAAGTRLESDGLLSRLTKNRDRAESVWAWAAFILAAGKEPPQKNFYWAAVEYAKDPQNGIKPEHLTGHLVRALAGRSQWGDDERKLLLDVFKSLDSPHLTRAAVEAVIAHPHADLVAPVIAALKKCAPDDTHLRMAAKIALRNCLRDDPKAWPPYKDDKVLKKDFDPSYAEIALAIPNGLAADYLLSQLDEKRIAEPRLVATAEHIARYGDWYAAIADITRAKTGSPALLGDALLGAFRGVQARGARLDEFAAQRVLAFTANQLKQADPTGPLDEVSLQRLSCAARVLIALPAVTKEWGKVPVPEPIASRLEGWVEQPNVPADLRAASADALLRVAPEQGLTTLRKLIGDTKLPPAFQERLLVVLASSGNREARLDARDALKTVPYRIAVPVATSLAGTRDGADLLLIAVKDGKAPARLLQEKAIRERLRGSDAPDWQKRVTDLTKSLAPADQRIADLIKTRATGFATAKADKVEGAKLFTKHCAACHRIGDTGGKIAPQLDGIGVRGAERLFEDVLDPNRNVDQAFRARSITLTSERTLTALMLRVEGEVLVVADLEGREQRIPLKDIAVNRETMLSAMPANFADVVPEADMYHIVAYLLDQKAKDPPKK from the coding sequence ATGCGGCCTGTCCTCTCCTTCATCGCTCTCCTGGTCCTCGCCGCGTCGGCGCTCGGACAGCCGAAGCTCCCGAACCTGCCGCCGGACCTCATGGCCCCCACGGACGCGCTCACGCCGGCCGACGAGCGGAAACAGTTCACGGTCCCCGACGGGTTCGACGTCCAGCTCGTCGCCGCCGAACCGGACATCCAGAAGCCGATCCAGATGGCGTTCGACGCCAGGGGCCGGCTGTGGGTGACCACCTCGTACCACTACCCGTTCGCCGCCCAGGGCAAGGCGACCGATAAGCTGTTCGTGCTGTCCGACTTCGACCCGGCCACGGGGAAGGCGAAGAAGGTGCAGACGTTCGCGGACGACCTGAACATCCCGATCGGCATCCTGCCGCTGCCCGATTGCAAGAGCTGCATCGTGTCCAGTGTGGGCGAGATCCGCAAGTACACGGACACGACGGGCGCAGGCAAAGCCGACAAGATGGAGGTCCTCTACTCCGGGTTCGGCTCACGCGACACGCACGGCATGTACAACTCGTTCACCCTCATGCCGGACGGGTGGGTGTACGCGTGCCACGGCTTCTCGAACGACAGCACGGTGCGGGGCAAGGACGGGCACGAGGTGAAGATGAACTCGGGCAACACGTTCCGGTTCCGGCCGGACGGCTCGCGCATCGAAGTGTGGACCCGCGGACAGGTCAACCCGTTCGGCATCGCCGTGGACCCGTGGTTCAACCTGTACACGGCCGACTGCCACTCGAAGCCCATTACCCAACTGATCCCGGGCGCGTATTATGACAGCTTCGGCAAACCGCACGACGGCCTCGGCTTCGCCCCGCACGTCACCCACCACGACCACGGCAGTACCGCACTGTGCGGCCTCACGTGGTACGATGCCGACCAGTTTCCGAAGGAATACAAGGGGACGATGTTCCTCGGCAACGTGGTGACGAACCGCGTCAACTTCGACGCGATCACGTGGAAGGGCGCCACCCCCGTTGCGAAAGAGCAGCCCGACTTCCTGGTGAGCAAGGACCGGTGGTTCCGGCCGGTGGACATCAAGCTCGGACCGGACGGCGCGCTGTACGTCGCGGATTTTTACAACAAGATCATCGGGCACTACGAGGTCGATCTGAAGGACCCGCGCCGCGACAAGGACCGCGGCCGCGTGTGGCGGATCGTGTGGAGGGGGAAGGACGGCAAGGCGCCCGCGGCGGAGGCCCCCCGCGCCGACTTCACGGCCGCGAAGGACGACGAACTGCTCGACGATTTGTTGCACCCGAACCTGACGGTGCGGCTGTTGGCCGGGAACCAGCTCCGTTCCCGTTCGGCTGCGGGTACGCGGCTGGAGTCCGACGGGCTCCTGTCTCGACTGACGAAGAACCGCGACCGGGCCGAGTCCGTCTGGGCCTGGGCCGCGTTCATACTCGCGGCAGGGAAAGAGCCGCCCCAGAAGAACTTCTACTGGGCGGCCGTGGAGTACGCGAAAGATCCGCAGAACGGAATCAAGCCGGAGCACCTGACCGGGCACCTCGTCCGCGCGCTCGCCGGCCGATCACAGTGGGGAGACGACGAGCGGAAACTGTTACTCGACGTCTTCAAGTCGTTGGATTCACCGCACCTGACGCGCGCCGCCGTCGAAGCGGTGATCGCGCACCCGCACGCGGACCTCGTCGCACCGGTGATCGCGGCGCTGAAGAAATGTGCCCCCGACGACACGCACCTGCGCATGGCCGCGAAGATCGCGCTCCGGAACTGCTTGCGAGACGACCCGAAGGCGTGGCCGCCCTACAAGGACGACAAGGTACTGAAAAAGGATTTCGACCCGAGTTACGCGGAAATTGCTCTCGCGATCCCGAATGGGCTGGCGGCCGATTATCTGCTCTCGCAACTGGACGAGAAGCGGATCGCGGAACCGCGACTAGTCGCTACAGCCGAACACATCGCGCGGTACGGAGATTGGTACGCCGCGATCGCCGACATCACACGCGCCAAGACCGGCTCTCCCGCGCTGCTCGGCGACGCGCTGCTGGGGGCCTTCCGGGGCGTGCAGGCCCGCGGCGCTCGTCTCGACGAATTTGCCGCCCAACGGGTTCTCGCGTTTACCGCAAACCAGTTGAAACAGGCTGATCCTACCGGCCCATTAGATGAGGTCAGCCTGCAACGGCTCAGTTGCGCCGCGCGCGTCCTGATCGCGCTCCCTGCGGTCACGAAGGAGTGGGGCAAGGTTCCGGTACCGGAGCCGATCGCGAGCCGGCTCGAGGGCTGGGTGGAGCAGCCGAACGTGCCGGCCGATTTGCGGGCCGCGTCGGCCGACGCGCTCCTCCGCGTCGCGCCGGAGCAGGGGCTCACCACGCTCCGCAAGTTGATCGGTGATACGAAACTTCCGCCGGCGTTCCAGGAGCGGTTGCTGGTCGTGCTGGCTTCGTCCGGCAACCGCGAGGCGCGGCTCGACGCGCGCGACGCGCTCAAGACCGTGCCGTACCGCATCGCGGTGCCGGTCGCGACCAGCCTCGCGGGCACACGGGACGGGGCCGATCTGCTGCTCATCGCAGTCAAGGACGGCAAGGCGCCGGCCCGGTTACTCCAGGAGAAAGCCATTCGGGAGCGGCTCCGGGGCTCCGACGCACCGGACTGGCAGAAGCGCGTGACCGACCTGACCAAGAGCCTCGCGCCGGCCGACCAGCGGATCGCCGACCTCATCAAGACGCGCGCGACCGGGTTCGCGACGGCCAAAGCGGACAAGGTCGAAGGCGCGAAGCTGTTCACCAAGCACTGCGCCGCGTGCCACCGGATCGGCGACACGGGCGGCAAGATCGCGCCGCAACTCGACGGCATCGGCGTCCGCGGCGCCGAGCGCCTGTTCGAGGACGTCCTCGACCCGAACCGCAACGTGGACCAGGCGTTCCGCGCGCGGTCCATCACGCTCACCAGCGAGCGGACGCTCACCGCGCTGATGCTCCGCGTGGAGGGCGAGGTGCTGGTCGTCGCGGACCTCGAAGGGAGGGAGCAGCGCATCCCGCTGAAGGACATCGCCGTGAACCGCGAGACGATGCTGTCCGCAATGCCGGCCAACTTCGCCGACGTGGTGCCGGAGGCCGACATGTACCACATCGTCGCGTACCTGCTCGACCAGAAGGCGAAAGACCCGCCGAAGAAGTGA
- a CDS encoding histidine triad nucleotide-binding protein: MLADNLFLKIIDKTIPAKIAYEDDQCLAFHDIRPQAPVHVLIIPKKVIRTHDDATAEDQMLLGHLHLVAIKLARQLGLVEGYRLVVNCNEHGGQTVPHLHMHLLGGRDMTWPPG, from the coding sequence GTGCTCGCCGACAACTTGTTCCTGAAGATCATCGACAAGACCATACCCGCGAAGATCGCGTACGAGGACGACCAGTGCCTCGCGTTCCACGACATCCGCCCGCAGGCGCCGGTCCACGTCCTCATCATCCCGAAGAAGGTGATCCGCACCCACGACGACGCCACCGCCGAGGACCAGATGCTACTCGGTCACTTACACCTGGTCGCGATTAAACTGGCGCGACAACTCGGCCTGGTGGAGGGGTACCGGCTCGTCGTCAACTGTAACGAACACGGCGGACAAACGGTGCCGCACCTGCACATGCACCTGCTCGGCGGCCGCGACATGACCTGGCCCCCCGGTTGA